Proteins encoded together in one Spodoptera frugiperda isolate SF20-4 chromosome 15, AGI-APGP_CSIRO_Sfru_2.0, whole genome shotgun sequence window:
- the LOC118269793 gene encoding uncharacterized protein LOC118269793: MMKKVIVILTLLVCCYCLESNEQLPEEARAKKKKGTLRLLAIAALVVLSKLAVIKVASFFFLVAFFQKLFYLGGVLLNYYMKNQSGPSGSSMMYGPPQEYNTVGYSYEPAEPEPFQPQESLPLPSIADVSNGFNWLFSKNQP, encoded by the exons ATGATGAAGAAAGTGATCGTAATTTTGACGTTATTAGTGTGTTGTTATTGTTTGGAAAGCAATGAGCAATTACCGGAGGAAGCGAGGGCGAAGAAAAAGAAAGGAACCTTAAGACTTTTGG CTATCGCAGCGCTAGTAGTCCTATCAAAGCTGGCAGTAATAAAAGTGGCATCATTCTTCTTCCTGGTGGCTTTCTTCCAAAAACTCTTCTATTTGGGGGGAGTACTCCTCAATTACTACATGAAGAACCAGTCCGGTCCTTCAGGGTCCTCAATGATGTACGGTCCTCCTCAGGAGTATAATACTGTTGGGTACAGTTATGAGCCTGCTGAACCGGAGCCGTTCCAACCTCAGGAGTCACTGCCATTGCCCAGTATTGCTGATGTCAGCAACGGGTTTAACTGGTTGTTCAGCAAAAATCAGCCTTAA
- the LOC118270121 gene encoding uncharacterized protein LOC118270121, translated as MRFLTVLLVFLYVVFCEGSEDAVEERGKKKKIGLFIYFVDLVIKKVFILKLIYAFAFWLLLHKAGYLFGWFLSYIKEKPTYHGHHDHHTEYIETPHYTEYGPPGPYRRGSQKPYNPYSSPSRKVNPY; from the exons ATGCGTTTCTTGACGGTGTTGCTAGTGTTTTTATATGTGGTGTTCTGTGAAGGGTCTGAGGATGCTGTCGAGGAGAGAGGGAAGAAGAAAAAGATTGGAttattta TATACTTCGTGGACCTGGTGATCAAGAAAGTCTTTATCCTCAAGCTGATATATGCCTTCGCGTTCTGGTTACTCCTCCACAAAGCTGGTTACCTCTTCGGCTGGTTCCTCAGCTACATCAAGGAGAAACCAACGTACCATGGTCATCACGACCACCACACGGAGTATATAGAGACCCCACATTACACAGAGTATGGGCCCCCAGGACCTTATAGACGGGGAAGTCAGAAGCCATACAATCCTTATTCTAGCCCTAGTCGAAAAGTGAATCCTTATTAG